A genomic segment from Nicotiana sylvestris chromosome 1, ASM39365v2, whole genome shotgun sequence encodes:
- the LOC104214683 gene encoding uncharacterized protein has protein sequence MGRHTVQTFVGVLDLDVVSALSAQISTLTNQVNQMNLSINKQQAQLVQQVQIFCEVCGEGHMSNLCLENPESVYFVGNANRGQTNQYGDTYNPNWRNHLNFSWGGNQGTQNQYRPQAPQQQDRPPHIEQQESPTSHLEDMLKKVMVEQQALATTVKNLERQMGQLASAQNTRPVGTLPSDTEPNPKAQVNAVTLRNGRALEEVPKKNKNTDHTEGELAPNLVDGNEKDYKGLKPVIETRPPPSFSQRLQKQKDDAKYKKFLDILSQVSVNLPLVEILQEVPKYARYLRDIVAKKRRHTEFETVALTEECSARVQSKLPPKLKDPESFTILLSLGKQEVGRALCDLGASINLIPSSLFKQLGLGALRPTTITLQLADRSLVMPEEIIENVLVRVGKFILLANFIILDYEADEEVPIILGRPFLATGGAIIDVRAWKLKMRVDNEEVTFNLYKALKLPKHYEDLCMISLVESKRIKQSPYMNYSDPDGTTELKEVVFPVERVKMIEKRTRDERGDLPRTCKKARRHRRKKKRKRPA, from the coding sequence ATGGGCAGACACACAGTGCAAACATTTGTAGGGGTTCTTGATTTAGATGTCGTCTCAGCATTATCAGCGCAGATTTCTACACTGACCAATCAAGTCAACCAGATGAACTTGAGTATCAACAAGCAACAAGCCCAACTAGTGCAACAAGTTCAAATATTTTGTGAAGTATGTGGAGAGGGTCACATGAGCAATCTATGCCTAGAAAATCCAGAGTCTGTATATTTTGTGGGTAATGCAAATCGAGGCCAAACAAATCAGTATGGGGACACTTACAATCCCAACTGGAGGAACCACCTAaacttctcttggggtggaaaccAGGGCACTCAGAATCAATACAGGCCTCAAGCACCTCAACAACAAGATAGACCACCTCATATTGAACAACAAGAGAGTCCTACAAGTCACCTTGAAGACATGTTGAAAAAAGTGATGGTTGAACAGCAAGCCCTCGCCACAACAGTGAAAAATTTGGAGCGTCAAATGGGACAGCTTGCCAGTGCTCAAAACACTAGACCAGTTGGAACTCTTCCAAGTGATACTGAGCCCAATCCTAAAGCTCAAGTCAATGCGGTTACCTTGAGAAATGGAAGAGCactagaagaagttccaaagaaaaataaaaatacagaTCATACTGAAGGAGAATTAGCTCCCAATCTAGTTGATGGAAATGAGAAAGATTATAAAGGACTCAAGCCAGTAATTGAGACTAGGCCACCACCTTCATTTTCACAAAGACTGCAGAAGCAAAAAGATGATGCCAAGTACAAGAAATTCCTAGATATTTTGAGCCAAGTGAGTGTGAATCTGCCTTTGGTGGAAATTTTGCAGGAAGTGCCTAAGTATGCAAGGTATCTCAGAGATATTGTGGCAAAAAAACGAAGACATACAGAGTTTGAAACAGTGGCACTTACTGAAGAGTGTAGTGCCAGAGTTCAGAGTAaacttcctcctaagttgaaggatcctGAGAGTTTCACAATTCTTTTGTCTCTTGGAAAACAGGAAGTTGGTAGAGCCTTGTGTGATTTAGGGGCCAGTATAAATTTGATACCATCCTCTTTGTTCAAGCAACTCGGATTGGGGGCGCTTAGACCTACTACAATCACTTTACAGCTAGCAGATAGGTCACTAGTCATGCCCGAAGAAATTATTGAGAATGTgttagttcgagtgggaaagtttATTCTTCTTGCTAATTTTATTATTCTTGATTACGAGGCAGATGAGGAAGTGCCCATTATTTTGGGGCGACCATTCTTAGCTACTGGTGGAGCAATTATTGATGTGAGAGCATGGAAGTTAAAAATGAGAGTTGACAATGAAGAGGTCACTTTTAATTTGTACAAGGCACTTAAGCTTCCTAAGCATTATGAGGACTTGTGCATGATTAGTTTGGTAGAATCGAAGAGGATAAAGCAGAGTCCTTATATGAATTATAGTGATCCAGATGGGACAACTGAGTTAAAGGAGGTGGTATTTCCAGTTGAGCGTGTTAAGATGATTGAGAAAAGAACCAGAGATGAAAGAGGAGACCTTCCGAGAACGTGCAAAAAGGCTAGACGTCATaggagaaagaagaagagaaagcgcCCAGCCTGA